A stretch of the Rhizobium sullae genome encodes the following:
- a CDS encoding metallophosphoesterase family protein has protein sequence MAYRFLHTADIHLDSPLRTLALRNPELSEFIGLATRRAFVRVIDLCLEEQVDALILAGDLYDRDQTSMKTARFLAEQLQRLHTAGIRTFIIRGNHDALSKITAELIMPDSVKVFGAASEVVSIDRAPGGFPVAIHGLSFAKPHAPESLLKHYSLPVPDAVNIGVMHTSLGGSEKHDLYAPCSVADLQQSGFRYWALGHIHKRSIIEHPSSTIVMPGMPQGRDINEDGRKSVSLVTVRDDRSILIEERQTSVAQFDRLVVDVSRADDWKDLIGDIASKLEELRSNTASDHLVARIQITGRSKLAWRIRRDLDLLRTEMETRGSIIGKTWIDKVQSTCSAPEQAGVQSGALEELATIMDGEISGSPAYRNELRNVADELRGQLPAELRDTFGADEEAFESILSSFTREGSANVLARLRGGEGE, from the coding sequence TTGGCCTATCGCTTCCTGCATACTGCGGACATTCACCTCGACTCGCCGTTGAGGACGCTTGCCTTGCGGAATCCCGAACTGTCCGAGTTTATTGGGTTGGCTACCAGACGCGCCTTCGTCCGAGTAATAGACCTCTGCCTTGAAGAGCAGGTTGACGCTCTCATACTTGCCGGCGACCTCTACGACCGGGATCAGACCTCGATGAAGACCGCCCGCTTCCTGGCCGAACAGCTCCAACGCCTGCATACGGCCGGAATCCGCACTTTCATCATTCGTGGCAATCACGACGCCCTGTCTAAAATAACAGCGGAGCTGATAATGCCGGACAGCGTCAAGGTTTTCGGCGCGGCCTCGGAAGTCGTTTCAATCGACCGCGCTCCAGGCGGCTTCCCGGTCGCAATCCACGGCCTCAGTTTCGCCAAGCCACACGCTCCCGAAAGTTTGCTGAAACACTATTCTCTTCCCGTTCCCGACGCGGTCAACATTGGCGTGATGCATACAAGCCTGGGCGGTTCTGAAAAGCATGACCTTTATGCGCCGTGCAGCGTCGCCGACCTTCAGCAGAGTGGTTTCCGCTATTGGGCGCTCGGCCACATTCACAAGCGGTCGATAATCGAGCACCCGTCGTCCACCATAGTCATGCCTGGCATGCCCCAGGGACGCGACATCAACGAGGACGGCCGGAAATCCGTATCCCTTGTCACGGTTAGGGACGACCGCTCGATCTTGATCGAGGAACGGCAAACGAGCGTGGCTCAATTCGATCGGCTGGTCGTCGACGTCTCTAGGGCAGACGACTGGAAGGATCTGATCGGCGACATCGCCTCGAAACTCGAAGAGCTCCGGTCAAATACGGCTTCCGATCATCTTGTTGCCCGCATTCAGATAACCGGCAGGAGCAAACTGGCTTGGCGAATCCGCCGTGACCTGGACCTTCTTCGCACCGAAATGGAAACGCGTGGTTCGATCATCGGGAAGACGTGGATCGACAAGGTGCAGAGCACGTGCTCTGCACCAGAGCAAGCCGGCGTCCAATCTGGAGCACTGGAAGAGCTCGCGACCATCATGGACGGCGAGATCAGTGGCTCGCCAGCCTATCGTAATGAGCTTCGCAACGTCGCCGACGAGCTGCGCGGCCAGCTTCCCGCCGAACTGCGGGACACTTTCGGTGCCGATGAGGAGGCGTTCGAGAGCATTCTGTCGAGCTTCACTCGGGAGGGATCCGCGAACGTGCTTGCGCGCCTCAGGGGCGGCGAGGGAGAATAG
- a CDS encoding AAA family ATPase: protein MRLNRLDLSRYGKFTDSVIDFGGRPATSPDLHIIYGPNEAGKSTTLDAILDLIFGIGSSSRYGFLHPYATMRIGASIEVAGQDREFVRIKRQQNSLLDGEDRPLAEGLIKADLGGIDRDAFTTMFSLDDETLENGGEGILASKGDLGELLFSASAGLSELSRQLLSIRAEADGFYKYRARSGLLADLKSKLAALKAEREALDVQASDHERLIGERDRLSRLYDEVIAERAGTQRRIDEIRHILHAMPTMARLLSSRERLAALLEVPEPPENWRQELPGLRKAEIEHLVKRRDISRSKSLVDDEAAGIAPDPVALRLALRMDELAELKARYTTAQKDIPKITARAAELSIESILLRLGKPGEASPTRLVLDAATVGKLRGLIGAKSGVDARAAAAADELAKIERLLAEEHSSAPQIETISPDKVKAFEYLAATMKSVPRSDDVVALRSIARRRDGSASALSEALARLLPWRDTADRLAAMTCPSAGRLENWKVLFKRGEELLWTAHGELERLVAESKRLDAEIEVVRRQVGEVDEANAVLVRADRERAWAAHRERMDAGTADSFEAAMRADDHLASQRLAHFSEIGKLNQLLQRQASVRSEIETGRDRERRALADIEEVKSAISEQAQKFAPGVAFSLDPSELEDWLRRREEALKSRDELLSVEQELGDAEDRVSRAKRTLMEAMSRVGVPFHQDAEIASLVAKAEEALDAFHAAVSSAQQIHRLQKEYVERQDAAERAARASRIWKTEWEEVCGGCWLGELGAIPNTGSVTEILSTLENLASAIDAREGLIDRIQKMEKDKAHFEKEVLEICGLLSIVPDRSANDLAQEIAERVRDAGLNEERREKLYGDLDSLRVDERQLQLSEEMFDARLRVMLDYFGVTTLAEVESHMEIAKQRRELSNTILDLEHELLQTTGAPAISLIEELVAAADRQELENELARLTPVLEDQDARCRDVFHARSNAEDALDAIGGDSKVAEIEEQRRTLLLEIGESAKRYMELRAGVAAAEHGLKIYRDRHRSGMMARASAAFKTISRGAYQGVAAQPGKDGEVLIAVSAAGGSKAANELSKGARFQLYLALRVAGYHEFVGNRGPVPFIADDIMETFDDFRAEEAFKLFAEMAQHGQVIYLTHHRHLTDIARKVCPAVRLHDLDVIGAQRQFDVVAAE from the coding sequence ATGCGCCTGAACCGTCTCGACCTCAGCCGGTACGGCAAGTTCACCGATAGCGTGATCGACTTTGGCGGGCGGCCTGCGACGTCGCCGGATCTGCACATCATCTACGGCCCCAACGAGGCGGGGAAGTCGACGACCCTAGACGCGATCCTGGACCTGATATTCGGGATTGGCAGCTCCAGCAGATATGGCTTCCTTCATCCCTATGCGACGATGAGGATAGGCGCCAGCATCGAGGTCGCCGGTCAGGACCGTGAATTCGTCCGTATCAAGCGACAGCAGAACAGCCTCCTCGACGGTGAGGATCGGCCTTTGGCCGAGGGCTTGATCAAGGCCGATCTCGGCGGCATCGACCGGGACGCCTTCACGACGATGTTCTCGCTCGACGATGAGACGCTCGAAAACGGAGGCGAGGGCATCCTCGCGAGCAAAGGCGACCTTGGAGAGCTGCTGTTTTCGGCCAGCGCGGGACTTTCCGAGCTGAGCCGGCAACTGTTATCGATTAGAGCCGAAGCAGATGGGTTCTATAAGTATCGTGCGCGCAGCGGCCTTCTGGCCGACCTCAAGTCAAAGCTCGCTGCGCTCAAGGCGGAACGCGAGGCGCTCGACGTCCAGGCGAGCGACCATGAACGTCTGATTGGTGAGCGAGATCGCTTAAGCCGTCTCTACGACGAAGTAATCGCCGAACGGGCGGGAACGCAGCGGCGCATCGATGAAATCAGGCACATCCTTCATGCGATGCCTACGATGGCCAGACTTCTGAGTTCAAGGGAGCGGCTTGCAGCCTTGTTAGAAGTCCCGGAACCGCCGGAAAACTGGAGGCAGGAGCTTCCGGGCCTCAGAAAGGCTGAGATCGAGCACCTCGTCAAGCGGAGGGACATCTCAAGATCGAAATCTCTGGTCGACGACGAGGCGGCCGGCATAGCGCCGGATCCCGTAGCATTACGTTTGGCCTTGCGAATGGACGAGCTTGCGGAGCTTAAGGCTCGCTACACGACGGCGCAGAAAGACATTCCAAAAATTACCGCAAGGGCCGCTGAGCTTTCTATAGAGAGCATTCTTCTGCGGCTCGGGAAACCGGGAGAGGCATCGCCGACTAGGTTGGTGCTGGACGCAGCGACGGTCGGGAAATTGCGAGGGCTCATAGGGGCCAAATCGGGCGTCGATGCGCGGGCGGCGGCGGCAGCCGATGAACTCGCCAAGATCGAACGGCTGCTCGCCGAGGAGCATTCAAGCGCGCCGCAGATCGAGACTATAAGCCCGGACAAGGTGAAGGCCTTCGAATACCTCGCGGCGACGATGAAATCTGTACCGCGGTCGGATGACGTCGTTGCGCTCCGATCGATCGCACGAAGGCGCGACGGGTCCGCCAGCGCTCTTTCCGAAGCGCTGGCGCGACTGCTCCCGTGGCGCGACACTGCCGACCGACTTGCTGCGATGACATGTCCTTCCGCAGGCAGACTGGAAAACTGGAAGGTCCTGTTTAAGCGCGGCGAAGAGCTACTATGGACAGCCCACGGTGAGCTGGAACGGCTCGTGGCCGAGTCCAAACGACTGGACGCCGAGATTGAAGTCGTGCGACGGCAGGTGGGAGAGGTCGATGAAGCGAATGCCGTGTTAGTCCGCGCCGACCGGGAGAGGGCTTGGGCGGCGCACCGGGAAAGGATGGACGCCGGCACCGCCGATTCCTTTGAAGCGGCGATGAGAGCGGACGATCATCTCGCTTCGCAGCGGCTCGCGCACTTTTCCGAGATTGGCAAGCTCAACCAGCTTCTTCAACGGCAAGCTTCGGTCCGCTCGGAGATCGAAACTGGCCGGGACCGTGAGCGGCGGGCGCTCGCGGATATAGAGGAAGTAAAGTCGGCGATATCGGAGCAGGCCCAGAAATTTGCCCCAGGCGTCGCCTTCAGCCTTGATCCATCCGAGCTTGAAGATTGGTTGCGCAGGCGCGAGGAGGCGCTCAAGTCGAGAGACGAATTGTTAAGTGTCGAACAAGAGCTCGGCGATGCTGAAGATCGGGTGAGCCGAGCAAAACGAACGCTGATGGAGGCGATGAGCCGGGTCGGGGTGCCATTTCATCAGGATGCCGAAATCGCCAGCCTTGTCGCAAAAGCTGAAGAGGCGCTCGATGCTTTCCATGCTGCGGTGAGCAGCGCCCAGCAAATACACCGGCTTCAAAAGGAATACGTCGAGCGCCAAGACGCCGCGGAGAGAGCTGCTCGCGCTTCGAGGATCTGGAAAACCGAGTGGGAAGAGGTTTGCGGCGGATGCTGGCTTGGCGAGCTCGGGGCCATTCCCAACACCGGTTCCGTCACGGAAATCCTGTCGACGCTCGAGAATCTCGCCTCGGCGATCGACGCGAGAGAGGGCCTGATCGACCGAATCCAGAAGATGGAAAAGGATAAGGCCCATTTCGAAAAGGAAGTGCTCGAAATCTGCGGGTTGCTTTCGATTGTTCCGGATCGCTCCGCGAACGACCTCGCGCAGGAGATAGCCGAACGGGTCAGGGACGCCGGCTTGAATGAAGAGCGTCGCGAAAAGCTTTACGGCGACCTGGATTCGCTTCGCGTAGATGAGCGGCAACTGCAGTTGTCTGAAGAGATGTTCGATGCACGGCTGAGGGTGATGCTCGACTATTTCGGCGTGACAACGCTTGCCGAGGTCGAATCCCATATGGAGATTGCGAAGCAGCGACGTGAGCTGTCGAATACGATCCTCGACCTGGAGCATGAACTTCTTCAGACGACCGGTGCGCCTGCTATTTCGCTGATCGAGGAGCTGGTGGCCGCGGCCGACAGGCAGGAGCTGGAAAACGAGCTCGCACGACTGACGCCGGTTCTTGAGGATCAAGATGCCAGGTGCCGGGATGTGTTTCATGCTCGATCCAACGCCGAGGATGCGTTAGATGCGATCGGCGGTGATTCAAAGGTCGCCGAAATCGAGGAGCAACGTCGGACCCTGCTGCTCGAGATAGGAGAGAGCGCGAAGCGCTACATGGAGCTTCGGGCAGGCGTCGCCGCCGCGGAGCATGGCTTGAAGATCTACAGGGACCGGCATCGAAGCGGCATGATGGCTCGGGCGTCGGCAGCCTTCAAGACGATAAGCCGCGGCGCCTATCAAGGGGTGGCGGCGCAGCCGGGCAAGGACGGCGAAGTGCTGATCGCGGTCTCGGCGGCCGGCGGCTCCAAAGCCGCCAACGAGCTGTCGAAAGGCGCTCGCTTCCAGTTGTACCTGGCGCTGCGCGTGGCCGGTTATCACGAGTTTGTCGGCAACCGAGGGCCTGTTCCCTTCATAGCCGATGACATCATGGAGACCTTCGACGATTTCCGGGCCGAGGAGGCCTTCAAATTATTCGCGGAGATGGCGCAGCACGGCCAGGTGATCTACCTGACGCACCACCGGCACCTCACCGATATCGCACGTAAGGTTTGCCCCGCTGTTCGGCTGCACGATTTGGATGTGATCGGAGCGCAAAGACAGTTCGACGTTGTCGCTGCGGAATAG
- a CDS encoding YybH family protein: protein MAEHREREPSTSLVLSGGRLAASATRNEGGTVRTGGRKSVHTARNKIATIGVALRDSGGRGAATTLTGDISLDPRMEEAMASTQSEIRALLDRREEACRAKDIDRLMALYSPNIVYFDCVPPLQGFIGSDAVRRNFLRWFDEYEGPIGLETRDLNIVMSEDVAFAYMLHLDKGNIHFSKAGLEEAWIRSTVCCQRSSDGWSITHEHISWPFEFNREGGNVVMSLDP, encoded by the coding sequence ATGGCCGAACATCGAGAGCGTGAGCCGAGTACATCGCTTGTCTTGTCAGGCGGCCGCTTGGCCGCTTCTGCAACGCGAAACGAAGGAGGCACCGTACGCACGGGCGGTCGCAAGAGCGTTCACACTGCAAGGAACAAAATCGCGACAATTGGTGTTGCTCTGCGAGATTCAGGCGGCCGGGGAGCGGCCACCACGCTGACGGGTGATATCTCGCTGGATCCCAGAATGGAGGAGGCAATGGCTTCAACACAGTCCGAGATTAGAGCACTTTTAGACAGGCGAGAGGAGGCGTGCCGGGCAAAGGACATTGATCGACTTATGGCGCTCTATTCCCCCAACATTGTTTATTTCGATTGTGTACCTCCTCTCCAAGGCTTCATCGGATCCGATGCAGTCCGGCGAAATTTTCTGCGGTGGTTTGATGAATACGAGGGACCAATCGGCTTGGAAACCCGCGACCTGAATATTGTCATGAGCGAGGATGTCGCGTTTGCATATATGCTTCACTTGGACAAAGGAAACATTCACTTTTCGAAGGCCGGGCTTGAAGAAGCGTGGATCCGTTCGACGGTTTGCTGCCAACGGTCGAGTGACGGATGGTCGATCACACATGAACATATCTCATGGCCCTTTGAATTTAATAGGGAGGGCGGGAATGTGGTCATGAGCCTTGACCCCTGA
- a CDS encoding DUF4167 domain-containing protein, with the protein MNNPQSPNIRLKKRPANIGSQGSSHTVQNAKQRYEHYLALAREKALSGDRVGAENYYQHAEHYFRSAAASAPSAQKTDQ; encoded by the coding sequence ATGAACAATCCGCAATCCCCCAACATCCGTCTGAAAAAAAGACCTGCAAACATCGGCTCTCAAGGATCATCCCATACGGTCCAAAACGCAAAGCAGCGTTATGAGCATTATCTCGCTCTTGCCCGCGAAAAAGCCCTGTCCGGCGATCGGGTCGGAGCCGAAAACTACTACCAGCATGCAGAGCATTATTTCCGCAGCGCCGCAGCCAGCGCGCCATCCGCACAGAAGACAGATCAGTAG
- a CDS encoding SRPBCC family protein, translating into MSELELTINRKIAAPREKVFAAWLSAETLAKFMRTPTGGNEPSRVSADAVKGGRFSIVMLANDREIPHAGTYLEIDPYSRLSFTWESPYSVDDSVVTIDLAAIDANTTEITLRQVKFRSEEARLGHIGGWNAILNNFEEAIA; encoded by the coding sequence ATGAGTGAACTTGAATTGACTATCAACCGCAAGATCGCCGCGCCGCGCGAGAAGGTCTTCGCCGCATGGCTTTCGGCGGAAACGCTTGCCAAATTTATGCGCACGCCGACAGGCGGCAATGAACCGTCGAGGGTGAGCGCGGATGCCGTCAAGGGCGGTCGGTTCTCGATTGTCATGCTGGCAAACGATCGCGAGATACCGCACGCGGGCACCTATCTGGAAATCGATCCCTATTCGCGCCTGTCCTTTACGTGGGAATCTCCTTATTCCGTTGACGACAGCGTCGTGACGATAGACCTCGCCGCCATTGACGCGAACACGACCGAGATCACCTTGAGGCAGGTCAAGTTCCGAAGCGAGGAGGCGCGTCTCGGCCACATCGGCGGATGGAACGCGATCCTGAACAATTTCGAAGAAGCCATCGCCTGA
- a CDS encoding ArsR/SmtB family transcription factor has protein sequence MNEDALSHILKAAGDTTRRKILTLLVQEGALRVTTLAAHFDMSLNSVSKHIKVLEEAGLVTRRTLGREHLIAAELEPLRLTEAWFTELKSVWELRLQALEDMLNAKDEGHE, from the coding sequence ATGAACGAAGACGCTCTGTCACATATTCTCAAGGCCGCAGGGGACACCACGCGGCGCAAGATTCTCACGCTCCTCGTTCAGGAGGGCGCCTTGAGGGTGACGACGCTTGCTGCTCATTTTGACATGTCCCTGAACTCCGTTTCCAAGCACATCAAAGTTCTTGAGGAGGCGGGACTGGTCACCCGCCGGACTTTGGGCCGCGAGCATCTCATTGCTGCGGAACTTGAACCCCTGCGGTTGACTGAGGCCTGGTTCACGGAACTGAAGTCCGTCTGGGAACTGCGCCTGCAAGCGCTCGAAGACATGCTAAATGCAAAGGATGAAGGACATGAGTGA
- a CDS encoding SDR family NAD(P)-dependent oxidoreductase, translated as MTEAIASDTMILPRRDILTGMLVAGVTVGAGLAAKPASAQAPGVLEGKVAIVTGGTSGIGAVTAGVLAKAGARVAFNGRREALGREVEGRLRATGGEVVYIKSDVRDAHQVERFVAEAVERFGRLDIAFNNAGIDLPPAPIADTDIAGFDDQIATNMRGVFVAMKYELPHLVRSEGVMINMASIGGRHAFPNIVAYGASKAAVIHMTRAAAQEYGRHVRINAIAPGAIETPMLERVRRDWKVTTEQLVSPYPMRRVGTPEEVASLVVFLASDASSYISGHVIGIDGGDLA; from the coding sequence ATGACTGAGGCAATTGCATCCGACACAATGATTCTGCCGCGCCGGGACATTCTCACTGGCATGCTTGTTGCTGGTGTAACGGTTGGCGCGGGGCTCGCCGCTAAACCGGCATCGGCGCAAGCCCCTGGTGTCCTTGAGGGCAAGGTTGCAATCGTTACCGGCGGAACGTCTGGCATCGGCGCGGTAACCGCCGGCGTCCTTGCAAAGGCTGGAGCCAGGGTTGCGTTCAACGGCCGGCGGGAGGCACTCGGGCGCGAAGTGGAAGGGCGGCTTCGGGCCACTGGCGGCGAGGTCGTCTATATCAAATCGGACGTGCGCGACGCCCATCAGGTCGAGCGTTTCGTGGCTGAGGCAGTGGAGCGTTTTGGCCGCCTCGACATTGCCTTCAACAATGCTGGCATCGACCTGCCGCCAGCGCCAATCGCCGACACCGACATTGCCGGCTTCGATGATCAGATCGCGACGAATATGCGCGGCGTCTTCGTCGCAATGAAATACGAGCTGCCGCATCTTGTCCGTTCCGAAGGTGTGATGATCAACATGGCCTCGATCGGCGGCCGGCACGCCTTTCCGAACATCGTTGCCTACGGAGCTTCAAAGGCCGCCGTCATCCACATGACTCGCGCCGCCGCACAGGAGTACGGGCGGCACGTGCGCATTAACGCCATCGCGCCCGGAGCGATCGAGACGCCGATGCTCGAACGGGTGCGGCGCGACTGGAAAGTGACGACCGAACAGCTCGTTAGCCCCTACCCTATGCGGCGCGTCGGCACGCCGGAGGAGGTTGCGTCCCTGGTCGTTTTCCTCGCCAGTGATGCCAGTTCCTATATAAGCGGACACGTTATCGGGATTGACGGCGGCGATCTCGCCTAG
- a CDS encoding LysR family transcriptional regulator, whose protein sequence is MSLRPDPFYGLSAFLAAAQAGSFTAAAARLGVSPAAVSQAVKSLEEKLGTPLFIRTTRRVGLTEAGAALLARTAPAAAEIIAAVEDVASVHEPSGLLRLTVPRMAVPLVMEPIIPALRRAYPRVAVEVAVEDATVDLSIRSFDAGIRIGEYVERDMIAVRLTRDITWAVVASPAYLAARGRPDAPQDLARHEAIRYRFPNSGALYRWEFERDGRSFSVDPPGDLIVNDGALLVTWARAGLGLAYVADIAVEAELHAGQLIRVLEQFLPTTPGLFLYFPRRAQAQPKLRAFIDLARQVLRATR, encoded by the coding sequence ATGAGCTTGCGACCGGATCCATTCTACGGCCTCTCAGCCTTCCTTGCGGCGGCGCAGGCGGGCAGCTTCACCGCTGCGGCTGCGCGACTGGGTGTGTCGCCAGCTGCCGTGAGCCAGGCGGTGAAGTCCCTCGAAGAAAAGCTCGGGACGCCTTTGTTCATCCGAACGACACGGCGCGTCGGCCTGACTGAGGCCGGCGCGGCTCTGCTGGCGCGCACCGCTCCTGCGGCCGCCGAGATCATCGCCGCTGTCGAGGACGTTGCGTCAGTGCACGAACCGTCGGGATTGTTGCGCCTCACAGTGCCACGCATGGCGGTGCCGCTGGTTATGGAGCCCATCATTCCCGCGCTGAGGCGCGCGTATCCGAGGGTCGCGGTCGAGGTCGCGGTCGAGGATGCGACAGTCGATCTGTCCATACGCAGTTTTGATGCCGGCATCCGCATCGGCGAGTATGTCGAGCGCGATATGATCGCGGTGCGTCTTACCCGCGACATTACCTGGGCGGTGGTGGCAAGCCCCGCTTATCTCGCCGCTCGCGGCCGGCCGGATGCACCACAGGACCTGGCGCGCCATGAGGCAATTCGGTATCGCTTTCCGAATTCGGGCGCGCTCTACAGATGGGAATTCGAACGCGACGGCCGGAGCTTTTCCGTCGATCCGCCGGGTGACCTGATCGTCAATGACGGTGCGCTGCTCGTCACATGGGCGCGGGCCGGCCTTGGCCTCGCCTATGTCGCCGATATCGCCGTAGAAGCTGAATTGCACGCTGGCCAACTTATCCGCGTGCTTGAGCAGTTCCTGCCGACGACGCCTGGTCTTTTTCTTTACTTTCCGCGGCGCGCTCAAGCCCAGCCGAAGCTGCGCGCCTTCATCGACCTGGCAAGGCAGGTTTTGCGGGCAACCCGTTGA
- a CDS encoding TetR/AcrR family transcriptional regulator: MANRRVEMMEETRAKLVAAARKAFAEKGYAAASMDELTADVGLTRGALYHNFGDKRGLMAAVVNQIDAEMASRAQEIGARAEDDWEGLLAEGTAYIEMALDPEVQRVVLLDGPAVLGDPSHWPSQNSCLQATKQTVERLIVLGILKPVDAEAAARLLNGAALNAALWIAASEDPKDVFPKAVEAFRYLATGLLAKLA, from the coding sequence ATGGCAAATCGACGCGTCGAGATGATGGAGGAGACCCGCGCAAAGCTGGTTGCGGCCGCGCGAAAGGCCTTTGCCGAAAAGGGCTACGCTGCCGCCTCAATGGACGAGTTGACCGCGGACGTCGGCCTGACGCGGGGGGCGCTTTACCACAACTTCGGCGACAAGCGTGGCCTTATGGCTGCCGTGGTCAACCAGATCGACGCTGAAATGGCGTCGCGAGCGCAGGAGATCGGTGCCCGAGCTGAAGACGACTGGGAAGGGCTGCTGGCGGAGGGCACGGCTTATATCGAAATGGCGCTCGATCCCGAAGTGCAGCGTGTCGTTCTGCTCGACGGACCAGCGGTCCTCGGAGATCCATCGCATTGGCCTAGTCAGAACAGTTGCCTGCAGGCTACAAAGCAGACGGTGGAGCGGTTGATCGTACTGGGAATTTTGAAGCCAGTGGACGCAGAGGCGGCCGCCCGGCTTCTGAATGGCGCCGCGCTCAATGCTGCGCTCTGGATTGCGGCCAGCGAAGATCCTAAAGATGTCTTCCCGAAAGCCGTCGAGGCCTTCCGCTACCTGGCCACAGGTCTGCTTGCAAAACTGGCGTGA
- a CDS encoding RidA family protein, with amino-acid sequence MTQRDAIFPANRHALYEAHGYSAAIRSGDLLFVSGQVGSRSDGTPEPDFGRQVQLAFDNLRATLKAAGCTFDDIVDVTTFHTDPENQFETIMAVKNQIFSSPPYPNWTAIGVNWLAGFDFEIKVIARIPEEV; translated from the coding sequence ATGACACAGCGCGACGCTATTTTTCCCGCCAACAGACATGCACTCTACGAAGCGCACGGCTATTCAGCCGCGATTCGCTCCGGCGACCTCCTCTTCGTCTCCGGGCAGGTGGGCAGCCGCTCCGATGGGACTCCAGAACCTGATTTCGGGCGTCAGGTCCAACTAGCCTTCGACAACCTTAGGGCAACGCTGAAAGCGGCAGGCTGCACCTTCGACGATATCGTCGATGTGACCACGTTTCATACAGATCCCGAAAACCAGTTCGAGACCATCATGGCCGTCAAGAACCAGATCTTCAGCAGTCCGCCCTATCCCAACTGGACCGCAATCGGTGTGAACTGGCTTGCCGGTTTCGATTTCGAGATCAAGGTCATCGCGCGCATTCCTGAAGAGGTGTAA
- a CDS encoding eCIS core domain-containing protein: MMTMTVLLLTVSFAVAWARLGDVGHPERFMRNVQPQADNAIINVPHTSGRVGWEMAHIGREFGRIRMEAQALIGAVALEQWLIVSRNSARSAGVMPMPAALRQILGNFYDQQIYDMVAFKIGDGESLNLANLAFRYGDADAVTLIDTVIFKDEAAASDPGLWVHELKHVQQFRDWGTHNFSRRYLRNWKSVEDEAYAATDRFNRTQQKTTPQNRSPNVIQPMPTVPQGVKPPAQYRRL; the protein is encoded by the coding sequence ATGATGACAATGACGGTTTTGCTACTCACTGTGTCGTTTGCTGTCGCGTGGGCTCGGCTCGGCGACGTCGGCCATCCCGAGCGATTTATGCGCAATGTCCAGCCACAGGCGGACAATGCAATTATCAATGTGCCGCACACTTCTGGCCGCGTCGGCTGGGAAATGGCGCATATTGGAAGAGAGTTTGGCCGCATTCGGATGGAAGCCCAAGCCTTGATCGGTGCAGTGGCATTGGAGCAATGGCTTATCGTATCGCGGAATTCCGCCCGTTCGGCCGGGGTGATGCCCATGCCAGCGGCGCTTCGTCAAATACTCGGAAACTTTTATGACCAACAGATCTACGACATGGTGGCCTTCAAAATTGGTGATGGCGAGTCACTGAATCTCGCAAACCTGGCCTTTCGGTATGGCGACGCAGATGCGGTTACATTGATCGACACCGTTATTTTCAAAGACGAAGCTGCAGCAAGTGATCCTGGGCTATGGGTTCATGAGCTTAAGCACGTTCAGCAGTTTCGCGACTGGGGAACACATAATTTTTCCAGACGGTATTTGAGAAACTGGAAATCTGTTGAGGACGAGGCGTACGCCGCCACTGACCGATTCAATAGAACCCAACAAAAGACAACGCCGCAGAACCGGTCGCCCAACGTCATTCAGCCGATGCCCACCGTGCCCCAAGGCGTTAAGCCTCCAGCCCAATACCGTCGGTTGTAG
- a CDS encoding YMGG-like glycine zipper-containing protein: protein MMKNIVLASALVATLASCTATEQGTAIGAGSGAIIGGVVTNSWGGAAVGAVAGGLVGALIGRSTEHRGYCIYRDRYGRRYEARCR, encoded by the coding sequence ATGATGAAAAATATCGTTCTCGCCAGTGCGTTGGTAGCCACCTTGGCATCCTGCACGGCGACGGAACAAGGAACTGCGATCGGGGCCGGGTCGGGCGCTATAATTGGTGGTGTCGTCACCAATAGTTGGGGCGGCGCCGCTGTTGGTGCTGTGGCAGGCGGGCTGGTCGGCGCGTTGATCGGACGCTCGACGGAGCACCGCGGCTATTGCATCTATCGCGATCGCTATGGTCGCCGTTACGAGGCCCGTTGCCGCTAA
- a CDS encoding helix-turn-helix domain-containing protein, protein MGSESETLLEIGRLLRRARLSSALTQEQVADLAGISRPRYRDIETGTAAARVTTLINIARALGLEMMLVPQAMIPAVQALLRPHDDDDLPAFVSQPDDDDHGSNLPRT, encoded by the coding sequence ATGGGTTCGGAATCAGAAACACTGCTTGAAATCGGGAGACTTCTCAGACGAGCGAGGCTTAGCTCTGCTTTGACGCAGGAGCAGGTCGCTGATCTGGCGGGCATATCCCGTCCCCGCTATCGCGACATTGAAACGGGAACCGCCGCGGCACGCGTGACGACGCTTATCAATATCGCGCGCGCGCTCGGTCTGGAAATGATGCTTGTTCCACAAGCCATGATTCCTGCTGTTCAGGCGCTGTTGCGCCCGCATGATGACGACGATCTGCCCGCCTTTGTTTCTCAACCTGACGATGATGATCATGGCTCCAATCTTCCACGCACCTAA